In Bacteroidales bacterium, the following are encoded in one genomic region:
- the rplU gene encoding 50S ribosomal protein L21, whose product MYAIVDIAGQQFKVEKGKKFFVHRLSAEEGASVEFSKILLADNDGKITVGAPYINGAKISARIIKHLKGDKVLVFKKKRRNGYRKLNGHRQFFSQIEIENIQL is encoded by the coding sequence ATGTATGCTATTGTAGATATTGCTGGACAGCAATTTAAAGTTGAAAAAGGAAAGAAATTTTTCGTACACCGTTTGAGTGCCGAAGAAGGCGCTTCAGTTGAATTTTCTAAAATATTATTAGCCGATAACGACGGAAAAATAACGGTAGGTGCTCCCTACATAAATGGAGCTAAAATTTCTGCTAGAATTATTAAACATTTAAAAGGCGATAAAGTTTTAGTATTTAAAAAGAAAAGACGTAATGGTTATCGTAAATTAAACGGGCATCGTCAATTCTTCTCGCAAATAGAAATCGAAAATATTCAACTCTAA
- a CDS encoding RsmD family RNA methyltransferase, with translation MRIISGKYKGRKIIPPANMKARPTTDFAKEGLFDMLAHRIELEGLSVLDLFSGTGFISYEFASRGASSVTAVEINPIHITFIRKTAKELQMPLYVVEADVFRYIEKVQASFDIIFCDPPFDLDGLDRLPKLIFEHEILSESGLLIIEHSKKNAFVDYPYFLHQRSYGKVQFSFFSKNAQKYFFK, from the coding sequence ATGAGAATCATTAGTGGTAAATATAAAGGTCGAAAAATTATTCCTCCAGCAAATATGAAAGCACGTCCAACAACCGATTTTGCCAAGGAGGGTTTATTTGATATGTTAGCACATCGAATTGAATTAGAAGGCTTAAGTGTATTAGATTTATTCAGTGGAACGGGTTTTATAAGCTATGAGTTTGCATCGCGTGGTGCTTCATCGGTTACGGCTGTTGAAATAAATCCAATTCACATAACTTTTATTCGAAAAACAGCTAAGGAATTGCAAATGCCTTTATACGTAGTTGAAGCAGATGTATTTCGATACATTGAAAAAGTTCAAGCTTCGTTTGATATAATTTTTTGCGATCCACCTTTTGATTTAGACGGATTGGATCGTTTACCTAAGCTAATTTTTGAACATGAAATTTTAAGCGAAAGTGGTTTGCTCATTATAGAACATAGTAAAAAGAATGCTTTTGTTGATTATCCATATTTTTTACATCAACGAAGCTATGGTAAAGTTCAATTTAGTTTTTTTTCAAAAAATGCACAAAAATATTTTTTCAAATGA
- a CDS encoding DUF3822 family protein → MMQKPIVLSDETFHQTFFSSYKSYVVIDKFYVNVAHLDTVRKKFVYFSLQRSDDEIDAQMLSTILEQHFVTEHQQQINFYMVTPQVHIFPESFFKEENTQHIFDFANGNDLHKQIVSQKAHYNTIVQFNVPDLCINILNFSNSNIYHHAHLLLNLSEWMIRKYNYKSSVFLHFHDYLFEVVVIQNNQLILFNTYHFQHTDDILYYLHWMIKSIELDIKQNIFVLSGWVDKKGELIKKMKEFDFRIEWAKFNPQYIYSYRFNELQSHQFATLFCV, encoded by the coding sequence ATGATGCAAAAACCTATTGTTTTGTCTGATGAAACTTTTCATCAGACTTTTTTTTCTTCATATAAAAGCTATGTTGTTATAGATAAATTTTATGTTAATGTTGCTCATTTAGATACTGTTCGAAAAAAATTTGTTTATTTTTCGTTACAACGCTCTGATGATGAAATTGATGCTCAAATGCTCTCAACAATCTTAGAACAACACTTTGTAACAGAGCATCAGCAGCAAATTAATTTTTACATGGTTACACCTCAGGTACATATTTTTCCTGAGTCATTTTTTAAAGAAGAAAATACTCAACATATATTTGACTTTGCAAATGGTAACGATTTACATAAGCAAATTGTATCACAAAAAGCACACTATAACACAATTGTACAATTTAATGTACCAGATTTATGCATAAATATTTTAAATTTTTCAAATAGTAATATTTATCATCATGCTCATTTATTATTAAATTTATCTGAGTGGATGATACGTAAATATAATTATAAGTCGTCGGTTTTTTTACACTTTCACGATTATTTATTTGAAGTAGTTGTAATTCAGAACAACCAACTAATTCTTTTTAATACTTACCATTTTCAACATACCGATGATATTCTTTATTATTTGCATTGGATGATTAAAAGCATTGAACTAGATATCAAACAAAATATTTTTGTTTTGTCGGGGTGGGTTGATAAAAAAGGTGAACTAATAAAAAAGATGAAAGAATTTGATTTTAGAATAGAATGGGCTAAATTTAATCCTCAATACATTTATAGCTATCGCTTTAATGAATTGCAATCGCATCAATTTGCAACTCTATTTTGTGTTTGA
- the serS gene encoding serine--tRNA ligase, protein MIQLKTILEQKNEVIERLKIKNIDATETIEKIIELDSQRRKNQKDADDTQAELNRIAKEIGNYIKQGLKEKAEEAKLQTNTLKIKAQELQQKYQQIEEQIDQLIVTLPNMPHPTVPLGKTAEDNVIVRSGGPSATANNGLPHWDLAKKYDIIDFELGNKITGAGFPVYKGKGAKLQRALISFFLDKAIETGFNEVIPPFIVNEASGFGTGQLPDKEGQMYHITLDNFFLVPTAEVPVTNIFRDVIVNENDLPIKYTAYTPCFRREAGSYGKDVRGLNRLHQFDKVEIVVIEHPERSYEQLEQMVKHVENLVALLGLPYRIVKLCGGDMSFTSALTYDFEVFSMAQQRWLEVSSVSNFESFQANRLKLRYKDSQTKKNVLCHTLNGSALALPRILAAILENYQTPNGILIPEALIPYTGFTTID, encoded by the coding sequence ATGATACAGTTAAAAACCATTTTAGAGCAAAAAAATGAAGTTATTGAGCGTCTAAAAATTAAAAATATCGATGCCACCGAAACTATTGAAAAAATTATTGAGCTCGATTCACAACGTCGTAAAAACCAAAAAGATGCCGACGACACTCAAGCCGAACTTAATCGCATAGCAAAAGAAATTGGAAATTATATAAAACAAGGCTTAAAAGAAAAAGCCGAAGAGGCAAAGTTACAAACCAATACGCTCAAAATAAAAGCTCAAGAATTGCAACAAAAATACCAACAAATAGAAGAGCAAATAGATCAATTAATTGTAACCCTCCCCAATATGCCTCACCCAACAGTACCACTCGGCAAAACAGCTGAAGATAATGTTATTGTACGAAGCGGTGGTCCATCTGCTACTGCAAATAATGGCTTACCACACTGGGATTTAGCAAAAAAATACGATATTATCGACTTTGAACTTGGCAATAAAATTACAGGTGCCGGCTTTCCTGTTTATAAAGGCAAAGGTGCCAAACTACAACGAGCACTAATAAGCTTTTTTCTAGATAAAGCTATCGAAACAGGATTCAACGAAGTTATTCCTCCTTTTATAGTTAACGAAGCTTCAGGATTTGGTACTGGCCAGTTGCCCGATAAAGAAGGTCAAATGTATCACATTACACTCGATAATTTCTTTTTAGTACCAACAGCTGAAGTTCCAGTTACCAATATTTTTAGAGATGTTATTGTAAATGAAAACGATTTACCCATTAAATATACTGCTTATACTCCGTGTTTCCGCCGCGAAGCGGGTTCCTATGGCAAAGACGTGCGTGGTCTTAACCGACTGCACCAATTCGATAAAGTAGAGATTGTAGTCATTGAACACCCCGAACGTTCATATGAGCAATTAGAACAAATGGTAAAACACGTAGAAAATTTGGTTGCATTACTCGGACTCCCCTATCGTATTGTTAAATTATGTGGTGGCGATATGAGTTTTACTTCTGCCCTCACTTACGATTTTGAAGTTTTTAGTATGGCTCAACAACGCTGGCTCGAAGTAAGCTCCGTATCAAATTTTGAATCATTTCAGGCCAATCGACTCAAACTACGTTATAAAGATAGCCAAACCAAGAAAAACGTTTTATGTCATACACTTAATGGAAGTGCCTTAGCACTCCCACGAATTTTAGCTGCTATTTTAGAAAACTATCAAACCCCAAATGGTATCCTCATTCCTGAAGCCTTAATTCCTTATACAGGTTTTACCACGATTGATTAA
- a CDS encoding T9SS type A sorting domain-containing protein → MKLLFFSFFIFASFFAWGQVSVDCDLTLITTIENFNVYRHNPSGVIMYKAKMYIDADGSPRAYGPNNSGLDWTANAGYPGNWWGVVTDSNGDPIIQGPGDPYPGMYVSTTSLVNSAYSVTNPLRYTNSETVPYYVLPSALVSLGGIRIGDVAYVYNTQTGQGCFAIYADTGPAGKLGEGSIYLAQQIGINSDPRTGGTSLGIIDYIVFPMSGYGQGTIPSIAQIDSIGALKIAAIGGTGITQCLEPMPADHTSPTTQINMASQWVTSDFVAQFSDSDNVGGSGIEKRFYNVSDFHSNEWRANYLHGFFCDNFNQNTIHPDWTIVSGTWTINTNNKLQQSNEALSNTNIYAPLTQNLSNRYLYHFKATMGGTGTSRRAGFHFFADQPDSSNRGNSYFVWFRLDDDKIQIYKVVNNSWGSSPVKDTAYNFTANQEFDVKIIYDRITGLIRVYINNVLSAQWVDTTPIQNGSYVSFRSANCNYQIDDFDVYRSRYPTANISIGSGNMNDIRYQNDSPAMPSGRIKSVVSDNAGNLSNIVEQLVNVDWTPPTSVIVSDGVSNDIDTISNMIIQANWLPSNDSNSGIERYEIAIGTTPFGNDVLDWTDNLHNLSVSVNTLTLSIGQTYYVIVRAKNNAGLYAEISSSDGQIYLTSQQIQHLDLNGIEVYPNPCNDKLHISLNPSTVSQANVLIIDAQGQILRIIPWQMQQSFAEVQISDLNEGTYFIWFVSKESYYVKKLRIKH, encoded by the coding sequence ATGAAATTACTGTTTTTCTCCTTTTTTATTTTTGCTTCCTTTTTTGCTTGGGGGCAAGTTTCGGTCGATTGTGATTTGACTTTAATTACTACCATTGAAAATTTTAATGTATATCGCCATAATCCATCGGGCGTTATTATGTATAAAGCCAAAATGTACATCGATGCTGATGGTAGTCCGCGTGCCTATGGTCCTAATAATAGTGGCTTAGATTGGACTGCCAATGCTGGATATCCAGGTAATTGGTGGGGAGTTGTTACCGATAGCAATGGTGATCCCATTATTCAAGGACCTGGCGATCCATATCCTGGAATGTATGTCTCTACCACTTCGTTGGTTAATTCAGCTTATTCAGTAACTAATCCATTACGCTATACTAATTCTGAAACAGTGCCATACTATGTTTTGCCATCGGCTTTGGTTTCATTGGGAGGAATTCGTATTGGTGATGTTGCTTATGTTTATAATACACAAACCGGTCAAGGATGCTTTGCCATATATGCTGACACCGGACCAGCTGGAAAATTAGGCGAAGGTTCTATTTATCTGGCACAGCAAATTGGAATAAACTCCGACCCTCGAACAGGTGGAACCAGTTTAGGAATTATCGATTATATTGTGTTTCCTATGTCTGGATATGGGCAGGGAACCATACCGTCTATTGCTCAGATTGATAGTATTGGAGCTTTAAAAATTGCAGCCATTGGAGGCACCGGAATTACTCAATGCTTAGAACCTATGCCGGCAGACCATACATCGCCAACTACGCAAATTAATATGGCTTCGCAATGGGTTACAAGCGATTTTGTGGCTCAGTTTTCCGACTCGGATAATGTTGGAGGAAGTGGAATAGAAAAACGATTTTATAATGTGTCCGATTTTCATAGCAACGAATGGAGAGCCAATTATTTGCATGGCTTTTTCTGCGATAATTTTAATCAAAATACGATTCACCCCGACTGGACTATTGTAAGTGGTACATGGACCATCAATACCAATAATAAATTACAACAATCGAACGAAGCCTTGTCTAATACCAATATTTATGCTCCTTTGACACAAAATTTATCAAACCGTTATTTGTATCACTTTAAAGCCACTATGGGTGGTACAGGAACTTCTCGAAGAGCTGGATTCCATTTTTTTGCCGATCAACCCGATTCATCGAATAGAGGGAATTCATATTTTGTTTGGTTTCGTTTAGATGACGATAAAATTCAAATCTATAAAGTTGTGAATAATTCATGGGGTTCAAGTCCTGTTAAGGATACTGCTTATAATTTTACCGCTAACCAAGAATTCGATGTAAAAATAATATATGATAGAATTACTGGGCTTATTCGGGTTTATATAAATAATGTGCTTTCAGCTCAGTGGGTGGATACTACACCCATACAAAATGGTAGTTATGTCTCTTTTAGGAGTGCCAATTGTAATTATCAAATTGATGATTTTGATGTTTATCGGTCGCGATACCCTACAGCAAATATTAGCATTGGTAGCGGGAATATGAATGATATTCGTTACCAGAATGATTCTCCAGCAATGCCTTCGGGGCGAATAAAATCTGTTGTATCTGATAATGCCGGCAATCTTAGCAATATTGTTGAGCAATTGGTAAATGTAGATTGGACACCACCTACTTCGGTAATAGTGAGCGATGGTGTATCGAATGATATTGATACTATAAGCAATATGATAATTCAAGCGAATTGGTTACCTTCCAATGATTCCAATTCGGGAATAGAACGTTATGAAATAGCCATAGGTACAACTCCCTTCGGTAATGATGTGCTCGATTGGACGGATAATTTACATAATTTATCGGTCAGTGTTAATACATTAACATTAAGTATTGGACAAACCTATTATGTGATCGTGAGAGCAAAAAACAATGCAGGCTTGTATGCTGAGATATCATCTTCAGATGGGCAAATTTATTTAACTTCTCAGCAAATTCAACATTTGGATTTGAATGGCATAGAGGTATATCCCAATCCATGTAATGATAAGTTGCATATTTCGCTTAATCCTTCAACCGTAAGTCAGGCGAATGTTTTAATTATCGATGCACAAGGCCAAATATTAAGGATTATACCATGGCAAATGCAACAATCATTTGCTGAAGTTCAAATATCCGATTTGAATGAAGGAACTTATTTTATTTGGTTCGTTTCGAAAGAATCTTATTATGTTAAGAAGCTTAGAATTAAACATTAA
- a CDS encoding bifunctional nuclease family protein — protein MKKIKLNVVGLSYSETHSGAYALVLQEENGSRRIPIIIGSFEAQAIAIQLEKLKPPRPLTHDLFVMFASAFKVDLLEVNIYKLEEGIFYSNLILQKDDEQVEIDSRTSDAIALALRFECPIYTTQDILDKAGILLTFEEEKDEENQIAENDNNRPSFYSKYTIDELEEMLNKAIENEEYEKASSIRDELARRKKDF, from the coding sequence ATGAAGAAGATTAAGTTAAACGTAGTTGGTTTATCATATAGCGAAACTCATTCGGGGGCTTATGCTTTAGTGTTGCAAGAAGAAAATGGAAGTAGGCGAATACCCATTATTATAGGTTCGTTCGAAGCACAAGCCATAGCTATTCAATTAGAAAAATTAAAACCACCACGTCCTCTTACTCATGATTTATTTGTAATGTTTGCTTCGGCATTTAAGGTTGATTTGCTTGAGGTTAATATATATAAATTAGAAGAAGGTATTTTTTATTCGAATTTGATTTTGCAAAAAGACGATGAACAAGTTGAGATAGATAGCCGTACCTCTGATGCTATTGCGTTGGCACTTCGTTTTGAATGTCCCATATATACAACTCAAGATATTTTAGATAAAGCTGGCATTTTACTTACATTTGAAGAAGAAAAAGATGAAGAAAATCAGATTGCCGAGAATGATAATAATAGACCATCGTTTTATTCAAAATATACCATTGATGAGTTAGAAGAAATGCTTAATAAGGCTATTGAAAATGAAGAATACGAAAAAGCATCGTCTATTAGAGATGAGTTAGCACGTCGTAAGAAAGATTTTTAA
- a CDS encoding AbgT family transporter has product MKHFPHTYVIVFAIIVAVAALTWIIPGGEFERKTIVANGHERVVIDAQSFKYVPNQPQIWEIFGAFFQGFVNQAGIIVFILIIGGTFWVINSTQSIDVGIQALVKKIHAANQLKMIRILGSDNVAIVFIMLIFSLFGAVFGMSEETIAFIVIFVPLAISMGYDSIVGISMTYLAAHVGFAAAMMNPFTIGIAQGIAQLPLFSGIEYRFICWLIINSIAIAFVLWYAHRIKKNPQRSPMYELDKSWRNNHSASMDISHLRATAKSWIVYILLVLTGIYLSFSFSKTTIQIGNSLLSFNFIAIITAYFSISSFWAIRKSLRYFILNLLITTIFILILGVLGYEWYIKEIASLFLGLGITTAIVFGYSANETVKQFLDGAKDILSAALVVGLAGGIIVLLNDGKIIDTILYHIAQSLKNTGEIGSVSMMYLFQNGLNIIIPSGSAKAALTMPIMAQFSDLIGISRQLTVLAFQFGDGFTNMITPTSGVLLGALSMAKIPYTIWFKWILPFILLLILIGWFLLLPPMYWSFNGF; this is encoded by the coding sequence ATGAAGCATTTTCCACATACCTATGTTATCGTTTTTGCTATTATTGTTGCAGTAGCTGCGCTTACTTGGATTATCCCGGGAGGTGAATTCGAGCGAAAAACCATCGTTGCCAATGGACACGAACGAGTAGTTATTGACGCTCAAAGTTTTAAGTATGTTCCTAACCAACCACAGATTTGGGAAATCTTCGGAGCATTTTTTCAGGGTTTTGTCAATCAGGCAGGTATTATTGTCTTTATTTTAATCATTGGTGGCACTTTTTGGGTTATCAACTCCACACAATCTATAGATGTTGGTATTCAGGCATTGGTCAAAAAAATTCATGCGGCAAATCAGCTTAAAATGATTCGCATCCTTGGTTCGGACAATGTAGCTATTGTATTTATCATGCTTATATTCAGTCTGTTCGGGGCTGTTTTTGGAATGAGCGAAGAAACCATTGCTTTTATCGTAATTTTTGTCCCCTTGGCTATTTCTATGGGTTATGATTCAATTGTGGGCATTTCTATGACATACTTAGCCGCCCATGTAGGTTTTGCAGCTGCCATGATGAACCCATTTACCATTGGTATTGCTCAAGGTATTGCACAACTCCCGCTTTTTTCCGGCATCGAATATCGTTTTATTTGCTGGCTTATAATTAACAGTATAGCCATTGCTTTTGTGCTTTGGTATGCCCATCGGATAAAAAAGAATCCCCAACGCTCACCCATGTACGAATTAGACAAGAGCTGGAGAAACAATCACAGTGCCTCTATGGATATTAGCCACCTTAGAGCTACTGCTAAATCATGGATTGTTTATATTTTGCTCGTATTGACAGGCATTTATTTATCGTTTTCGTTTTCTAAAACTACCATACAAATAGGTAATTCTTTGCTTTCGTTTAATTTCATAGCCATAATTACAGCTTATTTTAGCATTTCTTCATTCTGGGCTATCCGCAAATCGTTGCGATACTTTATTTTAAATTTGCTCATTACTACCATTTTTATTTTAATTCTTGGCGTACTTGGCTACGAATGGTACATTAAAGAAATAGCTTCGTTATTTTTAGGCTTAGGCATTACAACAGCTATAGTATTTGGTTACTCTGCCAACGAAACCGTAAAACAATTTCTCGATGGTGCCAAAGATATTTTATCGGCAGCTCTGGTAGTAGGATTAGCCGGTGGCATTATTGTTTTACTCAACGATGGCAAAATAATCGATACCATTTTGTATCATATAGCCCAGTCGCTTAAAAATACTGGAGAAATAGGCTCTGTAAGTATGATGTATCTGTTTCAGAATGGATTAAATATTATAATACCCTCAGGTTCTGCAAAAGCAGCTCTTACCATGCCCATTATGGCACAATTTTCTGATTTAATTGGTATATCGAGGCAGCTCACCGTATTGGCATTTCAGTTTGGCGATGGTTTTACTAATATGATAACCCCAACAAGTGGCGTATTGCTGGGTGCACTTTCTATGGCAAAAATTCCATATACCATTTGGTTTAAGTGGATATTGCCTTTTATTCTTTTGTTAATTTTAATTGGATGGTTTTTGTTGTTACCCCCTATGTATTGGAGTTTCAACGGATTTTAA
- the rpmA gene encoding 50S ribosomal protein L27, protein MAHKKGAGSSTNGRESHSKRLGVKIYGGQFAKAGNIIVRQRGTVHYPSLNVGMGKDHTLFALVDGKVVFKRKKDNKSYVSVEPVNIQ, encoded by the coding sequence ATGGCACATAAGAAAGGAGCAGGTAGTTCAACCAATGGTCGCGAATCGCACAGTAAGCGATTAGGTGTTAAAATATATGGCGGACAATTTGCTAAAGCAGGCAATATTATCGTACGTCAACGCGGAACCGTACATTATCCCAGCCTTAACGTAGGAATGGGAAAAGACCATACACTTTTTGCATTGGTCGATGGTAAAGTTGTTTTCAAAAGAAAAAAAGACAACAAATCATACGTTTCCGTTGAGCCTGTTAATATTCAATAA
- a CDS encoding MATE family efflux transporter — protein MKDMTVGKESKLILQFAIPMLLGNVFQQLYNVVDSIIVGQFIGKAALAAVGVTMPLIFTLISLIVGLSIGFNVIIAQYFGAKDYKNVQRTVDTMNIILFASSALFTIVGLWVMDDVLTLIKTPAEIHVQAIHYLRIYLLGLVFFFGYNGNAAIYRGMGDSKTPLYFIIFSTIINIGLDLLFVAVFKWGIEGAAWATIISQALAFFASIIYINKFHNFLKFKIWRLQFDKYIFKKSLQIGLPTALQQSFVALGMVALLSVVNLFGTDVVAAYSIATRIESFIALPAMNFAAALSTFVGQNIGAQKIDRVKSGYFATLKMTLIITIVSTLLILIFSYPLTRLFTNDLSVINISRGYLNIVSFFFIFFTTMFVNNGVLRGAGDTLIPMFITLFSLWIVRIPLAYLLSKTYNFIGIWWAIPIAWFFGMTLSYIYYRTGRWKSKSVVKKYVPTDEVDVIAEP, from the coding sequence ATGAAAGATATGACTGTAGGAAAAGAATCCAAACTCATTTTGCAGTTTGCGATTCCTATGCTTTTAGGTAATGTTTTTCAGCAATTATATAATGTTGTTGATAGCATTATTGTTGGTCAATTTATAGGAAAGGCGGCCTTAGCGGCTGTAGGTGTTACCATGCCTTTAATTTTTACACTGATATCGTTAATAGTTGGTTTATCTATAGGTTTCAATGTTATTATTGCCCAATATTTTGGAGCTAAAGATTACAAGAATGTGCAACGAACCGTCGATACGATGAATATTATTTTATTTGCTTCATCTGCTCTATTTACCATTGTGGGTTTATGGGTGATGGATGATGTATTGACGTTGATAAAAACACCCGCTGAAATTCATGTTCAAGCCATTCATTACCTGCGTATTTATTTATTGGGATTGGTTTTCTTTTTTGGTTATAATGGTAATGCAGCCATATACAGAGGGATGGGCGATTCAAAAACTCCTTTATATTTTATAATATTTTCTACTATTATAAATATAGGGTTAGATTTATTGTTTGTAGCTGTTTTTAAATGGGGAATAGAGGGGGCAGCATGGGCCACCATTATTTCTCAGGCTTTGGCATTTTTTGCTTCGATTATTTATATCAATAAATTTCATAATTTTTTGAAATTTAAAATTTGGAGGCTCCAGTTTGATAAGTATATTTTTAAGAAATCGCTGCAAATAGGTTTACCGACTGCTTTACAGCAATCTTTTGTAGCTCTTGGAATGGTGGCTTTATTGAGTGTGGTAAATCTTTTCGGAACCGATGTGGTGGCGGCTTATTCTATTGCAACCCGTATTGAGTCGTTTATTGCTTTACCTGCCATGAATTTTGCTGCTGCACTTTCTACGTTTGTAGGGCAAAATATAGGTGCACAAAAGATTGATAGAGTTAAAAGCGGTTATTTTGCAACATTAAAAATGACATTAATTATTACTATTGTTTCTACCTTGCTTATATTAATATTTTCGTATCCTTTAACTCGTTTATTCACGAACGATTTATCGGTCATAAATATTAGTCGTGGGTATTTAAATATTGTATCCTTTTTCTTTATTTTTTTTACAACGATGTTTGTAAATAATGGAGTATTGAGAGGTGCAGGAGATACATTAATACCGATGTTCATAACTTTGTTTTCGTTATGGATTGTTCGTATTCCGTTAGCTTATTTATTATCTAAAACATACAATTTTATAGGTATTTGGTGGGCAATTCCCATAGCTTGGTTTTTTGGCATGACACTTTCGTATATATATTATAGAACAGGTCGATGGAAAAGCAAGTCGGTAGTTAAAAAATATGTACCTACCGATGAGGTTGATGTAATTGCTGAACCATAA
- a CDS encoding GIY-YIG nuclease family protein produces the protein MYWVYIIENPEGLYYKGYTQNVEKRLYEHNAGESRYTSGKGPWKLVYKRSYLTKTEALKEERRLKRLNSNSIKKLIEQD, from the coding sequence ATGTATTGGGTTTACATCATAGAAAATCCTGAAGGTCTTTACTATAAAGGCTACACTCAGAATGTTGAAAAACGTCTTTACGAGCATAATGCTGGCGAAAGTCGTTATACATCAGGCAAGGGACCTTGGAAATTAGTTTATAAGCGTTCATATTTGACTAAAACAGAAGCATTGAAAGAAGAACGTCGTTTAAAACGTTTAAATTCAAACTCGATAAAGAAGTTAATTGAACAAGATTAG
- a CDS encoding GIY-YIG nuclease family protein codes for MYWVYIIENPEGLYYKGYTQNVEKRLYEHNAGESRYTSGKGPWKLVYKRSYLTKTEALKEERRLKRLNSNSIKKLIEQG; via the coding sequence ATGTATTGGGTTTACATCATAGAAAATCCTGAAGGTCTTTACTATAAAGGCTACACTCAGAATGTTGAAAAACGTCTTTACGAGCATAATGCTGGCGAAAGTCGTTATACATCAGGCAAGGGACCTTGGAAATTAGTTTATAAGCGTTCATATTTGACTAAAACAGAAGCATTGAAAGAAGAACGTCGTTTAAAACGTTTAAATTCAAACTCGATAAAGAAGTTAATTGAACAAGGTTAG
- a CDS encoding D-glycero-beta-D-manno-heptose-7-phosphate kinase — MGNINHVIESFKNLSVLVIGDVMIDEYMWGKVERISPEAPIPIVAIERREERLGGAANVALNIKSLGAKPIIISIIGNDARADRFKQLCRNEKMETIGLVESKLRPTTTKTRVIGHNQHLLRVDEEITTPLSHDEEKLFIDKINELFSSQKIDAVVFEDYDKGCITKKVIDAVTKKAQQLAIPVTVDPKHRNFMIYKGVDLFKPNLKELAIGLKTDIHKDNLMQQLPVLCQEFMQRQHHKAMMVTLSELGMFIMNEQEQHHIPTRVRDLADVSGAGDTVIATATLCLAKGMTLFDIANIANIAAGVVCERVGVVPIEKEELLKRLA, encoded by the coding sequence ATGGGCAACATAAATCATGTTATTGAATCGTTTAAAAATCTATCTGTGCTTGTTATTGGCGATGTTATGATAGATGAATATATGTGGGGTAAGGTAGAACGTATTTCACCCGAAGCTCCTATTCCCATTGTGGCTATTGAGCGTAGAGAAGAGCGTTTAGGAGGAGCCGCCAACGTTGCATTAAACATAAAAAGCCTTGGTGCTAAACCTATTATAATAAGCATTATCGGAAATGATGCACGTGCTGACCGTTTTAAACAGCTATGTCGTAACGAAAAAATGGAAACCATTGGCTTAGTAGAAAGTAAGTTGCGTCCGACTACTACCAAAACCCGAGTAATAGGGCATAATCAGCATCTGTTGAGAGTAGATGAAGAAATAACAACTCCATTATCGCACGATGAAGAAAAATTATTCATCGATAAAATAAACGAACTATTTTCATCGCAAAAGATTGATGCTGTTGTATTTGAAGATTATGATAAAGGCTGTATTACTAAAAAAGTTATTGATGCTGTAACCAAAAAAGCTCAGCAATTGGCAATTCCTGTTACAGTTGATCCCAAGCATCGTAATTTTATGATCTATAAAGGTGTGGACCTGTTTAAGCCCAATTTAAAAGAGCTTGCGATAGGTCTGAAAACAGATATTCACAAAGATAATTTAATGCAACAACTGCCTGTATTATGTCAAGAATTTATGCAACGTCAGCATCATAAAGCTATGATGGTAACCCTTTCGGAGTTGGGCATGTTTATTATGAATGAGCAGGAGCAACACCATATTCCAACGCGAGTTCGCGATTTAGCCGATGTGTCTGGAGCGGGCGATACGGTTATAGCTACGGCTACCTTGTGTTTAGCTAAGGGAATGACGCTTTTCGATATTGCCAACATCGCTAATATTGCTGCTGGTGTTGTTTGCGAGCGAGTGGGAGTAGTACCTATCGAAAAAGAAGAGTTGCTTAAAAGATTGGCTTAA